The following proteins come from a genomic window of Thiothrix winogradskyi:
- a CDS encoding glycosyltransferase family 4 protein — protein MQVALVHEWFNEVAGSEKCVGEFNVLYPDADIFTLVDWLDDASRQSLLSGKQTQTSFIQRLPFARKHFRQYLPLFPIAIEQFNLDKYDLVLSSSHLVAKGVLTHHGQLHVCYCHTPVRYAWDMYHDYLRGGNLQNSSIKSWLSRRTLHHLRLWDVLSSNRVDHFIANSHYIRKRIQKIYRREAHVIYPPVDTNRFSLSTDKDDYYLAFSRLVPYKRIDLIVQAFAHTKRKLVVVGNGPEMEKLRCMATPNIEFLGFQDDQRVAVLMQQAKALVFAAMEDFGIIPVEAQACGTPVICLNQGGTAETVLHGKTGIHFPEQSVAAIRQAVDEFETRRGQLLDATSISEFAQQFSVTRFRQDINQHIAQLLAHKT, from the coding sequence ATGCAAGTAGCACTCGTGCATGAATGGTTTAACGAAGTCGCAGGCTCAGAAAAGTGCGTGGGAGAATTCAATGTGCTCTACCCTGACGCTGACATTTTCACCTTGGTCGACTGGCTGGACGATGCCAGCCGCCAATCGCTGTTGAGCGGCAAGCAAACGCAAACCTCGTTCATTCAACGGCTGCCGTTTGCGCGTAAACATTTTCGCCAATATTTGCCGCTATTTCCGATTGCCATCGAACAATTCAATCTGGATAAGTACGACTTGGTGCTGTCTTCGTCGCATTTGGTTGCCAAGGGTGTATTAACGCATCATGGGCAATTGCATGTGTGTTATTGCCATACGCCGGTGCGCTATGCGTGGGATATGTACCATGATTATTTGCGCGGCGGTAATCTGCAAAACAGCAGCATTAAATCCTGGCTGAGTCGGCGTACCTTGCACCATTTGCGCCTGTGGGATGTGCTAAGCAGCAATCGGGTAGACCATTTCATCGCCAATTCGCATTACATCCGTAAACGCATTCAGAAAATTTACCGCCGCGAAGCACACGTCATTTACCCGCCGGTCGACACCAATCGGTTCAGCTTATCGACGGATAAGGATGATTATTATCTAGCCTTCTCGCGCTTGGTGCCATACAAACGTATCGACCTGATTGTGCAGGCATTTGCGCACACGAAACGCAAATTGGTGGTGGTGGGCAATGGCCCGGAAATGGAAAAATTGCGCTGCATGGCTACCCCGAATATCGAGTTCCTCGGTTTTCAGGATGATCAACGGGTCGCCGTCTTAATGCAGCAAGCGAAAGCTTTGGTGTTTGCCGCGATGGAAGATTTCGGCATTATTCCGGTCGAAGCCCAAGCCTGCGGCACACCGGTCATCTGCTTGAATCAAGGCGGAACGGCTGAAACGGTGCTGCACGGCAAAACCGGTATCCATTTCCCGGAACAAAGTGTGGCAGCGATCCGTCAGGCAGTGGATGAATTTGAAACCCGCCGGGGACAGTTGTTAGATGCCACCAGTATCAGTGAATTTGCGCAACAATTTTCCGTCACGCGCTTTCGGCAAGACATTAATCAACATATCGCACAACTGCTAGCGCATAAAACTTAG
- a CDS encoding glycosyltransferase produces MKVIHVAESFAAGVLHFVAQLTHAMPEHEHIVIHGNRPDTPNNYASLFPSKVKLLAWHGVSRDIAPLGDVLALLRLIRLLSKYDADIIHLHSSKAGFLGRIAAKLLWQSGKVIYTPHGVAFLRQDVTSLKQTLFIGLEKVASLCSGQVIACSASEAASFHAHGIAADYINNGITCVRLPESASNKSNDAPCTIAVVGRISNQKNPARFNAIAQAFANEPKLRFVWIGDGELRHLLTAPNIRCTGWVSTAEVAQELQMADVYLSTSSWEGLPLSALEAMCYRLPMVLSECTGHTDLVQDGRNGYLFQHDDTAILALKTLASDAGLRERLGRASRELLEQQFTVQQMADGYREIYLQSSGLHYQPLGHDA; encoded by the coding sequence ATGAAGGTTATCCACGTAGCCGAATCATTCGCCGCAGGCGTATTACATTTTGTTGCCCAATTGACTCATGCCATGCCGGAACATGAGCATATTGTCATTCACGGCAATCGCCCTGACACGCCCAATAATTATGCAAGTCTCTTTCCCAGCAAGGTAAAATTGTTGGCTTGGCACGGTGTCAGCCGTGATATTGCGCCGCTAGGCGATGTACTAGCACTGTTGCGCCTGATACGTTTATTGAGCAAATACGATGCGGATATTATTCACCTGCACTCTTCTAAGGCGGGATTTTTGGGGCGTATTGCGGCAAAATTGCTCTGGCAATCCGGCAAGGTTATTTATACACCACACGGGGTTGCCTTTCTGCGCCAAGACGTGACTTCGCTCAAACAAACGCTGTTTATTGGCTTGGAAAAGGTCGCCAGTTTATGCAGCGGTCAGGTGATTGCGTGCTCGGCTTCGGAAGCGGCGAGCTTTCACGCTCACGGCATTGCTGCCGATTACATCAATAATGGCATTACTTGTGTGCGGCTGCCGGAATCAGCCTCCAACAAATCCAATGATGCGCCCTGTACCATTGCGGTGGTTGGCAGAATTTCTAACCAGAAAAATCCAGCGCGTTTTAATGCGATTGCACAAGCGTTTGCCAATGAACCTAAGCTCCGCTTTGTCTGGATCGGTGACGGTGAATTACGTCACTTGCTAACCGCACCGAATATTCGCTGCACTGGCTGGGTCAGCACGGCAGAAGTCGCGCAAGAATTACAGATGGCTGACGTTTACTTATCCACTTCATCGTGGGAGGGCTTGCCGTTATCGGCGTTGGAGGCGATGTGTTACCGCTTGCCGATGGTGTTGAGTGAATGCACCGGGCATACCGATCTTGTGCAGGATGGGCGGAATGGCTATTTGTTCCAGCATGATGATACGGCAATACTGGCACTCAAGACACTGGCAAGCGATGCAGGATTGCGGGAGCGGCTGGGGCGTGCCAGCCGGGAATTGTTGGAACAGCAGTTTACGGTGCAACAGATGGCGGATGGGTATCGAGAAATTTATCTTCAAAGTAGCGGTCTTCATTACCAACCGCTTGGTCATGATGCTTAA
- a CDS encoding glycosyltransferase has product MSSLYKFGYAEVSVYACAVKLITRYAIPGAVHVDLGCGYAAIAGKLQEAGLRYIGFDANPEVVAELRAGGIEAHTIDLLQAEKAVAMIRDTCSGENITTLSMLDVIEHLDFECHLLQTLREQLPRADAITLIASIPNFSHSDVAIKLLAGQWEYTTSGLLDNTHRVIYTDQHLTQTLQQAGWQEIDRDDYHQEYSDQALLRPTVVLNREVGIGKLLRQLKGVLDPYADVHQFVRAYRLQSVAMSDIASSDAYALSIVVSDDTSLSWLCAELETVCSVECRAELQVLLVAPLTNTIVQRLRRITPALCIIGDGVQALTVAEWQRVSGRYCLNFAAPLPSSGYLPALLVALQEMHDAALLWFAPLQTVLTTEHYLPLESMGCLLSAAPASVLVPQNYVQQFVDIPNTRVGITEWQAYVLRVALRVGVRCLIVPSVALTLPTQTLPVTNLLECLVHTDKRTLGDPVLLQYYQQQLAEWQQRQRVLQEHVQAMELSLSWRITAPLRFAKRIPSLTRKWAAMNWLEFSTWRLLFRALVARIPGLRVVRQQYLHWKFQLLASERALWNSRDNMPALQALSLRRFDSQAIVLPMDNSVDYPQLDVSVVSFNSARWVQPFLASLQAQAYPLASIHLRVVDHGSQDDTLAHFESWFAQYGEQFASVALIQQENLGFGAGHDRAICAGTSEFCLVTNLDMEFLPDSLTTLVQAALTDTQQQVASWEVRQIPFEHPKYYDPVTLETNWSSHACILLRRSAYQQVGGYDPRIFMYAEDVELSYRLRSYGYVLKYIPQAVVKHFTYAEAGQVKPLQFTGSALGNVAIRLRYGNWLDRLVALPLYSALLLQPEAFAGARALLLKQSWAFLPNIFYFMRGKGQMPAYFPLRRFDYELTRDGAFLEVAVPQQANVPLVSIITRTYRGRGVLLRQAMQSVFNQTYPNIELLVVEDGGDTQQVLVESLQAPAHCQVRFIASEKLGRSGAGNNALAVARGEYVMFLDDDDLLFADHVETLLAVLRNDADIAAAYALAFEVLSNMNDDLSGYTETAFHTLDIFCQEWDHEVLLDHNFIPIQSIIFKRALYLERGGFDVTLDQLEDWNLWIRYGYGNRFAYVPKTTSLFRSPADFAVRADRHALLHDAYHLAKHKAIASLNGN; this is encoded by the coding sequence ATGAGCAGTCTCTATAAGTTTGGTTATGCCGAAGTCAGTGTATACGCTTGTGCAGTTAAACTGATCACCCGTTATGCTATCCCCGGCGCGGTGCATGTCGATTTGGGCTGTGGTTATGCTGCGATTGCAGGCAAGCTTCAAGAAGCAGGTTTACGCTATATTGGTTTTGATGCTAATCCTGAGGTGGTGGCTGAATTACGTGCTGGTGGTATCGAAGCACACACCATTGATTTGTTGCAAGCTGAGAAAGCTGTTGCAATGATTCGTGACACTTGTTCGGGTGAAAACATTACCACGTTGTCGATGTTGGATGTGATCGAACACCTCGACTTTGAATGTCATTTGTTGCAGACATTACGTGAACAGTTGCCTAGGGCTGATGCTATTACCTTGATTGCCAGCATTCCCAATTTTTCCCATAGCGATGTTGCCATCAAACTACTTGCCGGACAGTGGGAATATACGACTTCAGGTTTGTTAGACAATACCCACCGTGTGATTTATACCGATCAACATTTAACTCAAACGTTACAACAGGCAGGATGGCAAGAAATTGACCGTGATGATTACCACCAGGAATACAGCGATCAAGCATTGCTGCGCCCGACGGTCGTTCTCAACCGTGAAGTAGGAATCGGAAAACTCTTACGCCAATTGAAAGGTGTGCTTGATCCGTATGCGGATGTCCATCAGTTTGTAAGAGCCTACCGATTACAATCTGTTGCTATGTCGGACATTGCGTCATCGGATGCTTATGCATTGAGTATTGTTGTGAGCGATGATACCAGTTTATCGTGGTTGTGTGCGGAATTGGAAACGGTATGCAGTGTAGAGTGTCGTGCTGAATTGCAGGTTCTATTGGTTGCACCACTCACGAATACAATAGTGCAACGTTTGCGCCGTATTACGCCAGCCCTGTGTATTATTGGCGATGGGGTGCAAGCACTTACCGTGGCAGAATGGCAGCGTGTCAGTGGGCGTTATTGTCTGAATTTTGCGGCACCATTGCCAAGTAGTGGTTATCTCCCCGCGTTACTCGTGGCGTTGCAAGAGATGCACGATGCAGCATTATTATGGTTTGCACCGCTGCAAACCGTGCTAACCACAGAGCATTACTTGCCATTAGAATCAATGGGCTGTTTGTTGAGTGCTGCACCTGCGAGTGTTCTTGTGCCTCAGAATTATGTGCAACAGTTCGTTGATATTCCCAATACGAGAGTGGGGATAACAGAGTGGCAAGCTTATGTACTGAGGGTAGCGCTTCGGGTTGGTGTGCGTTGTTTGATTGTGCCGTCAGTGGCATTGACATTGCCGACACAAACCTTGCCTGTCACTAATTTGCTTGAGTGTCTGGTACATACGGATAAACGCACGTTGGGTGATCCAGTCTTGTTGCAGTATTACCAGCAGCAACTCGCTGAATGGCAACAACGGCAACGTGTGTTGCAAGAGCATGTGCAGGCAATGGAGCTGTCTTTGTCGTGGCGTATCACTGCGCCGTTACGTTTTGCAAAGCGTATTCCATCATTGACCCGCAAATGGGCAGCAATGAATTGGCTGGAATTTTCCACATGGCGTTTACTGTTCCGCGCATTGGTGGCTCGTATTCCGGGATTACGTGTAGTGCGCCAGCAGTATCTGCATTGGAAGTTCCAGCTACTGGCAAGTGAGCGAGCTTTGTGGAATTCCCGCGATAACATGCCAGCCTTGCAAGCGTTGTCGTTACGTCGTTTTGACTCGCAGGCGATAGTGCTACCAATGGATAATTCTGTGGACTATCCGCAGCTAGATGTGTCAGTGGTATCGTTTAATAGTGCGCGGTGGGTACAACCGTTTTTAGCATCATTACAGGCACAGGCATATCCCTTGGCAAGCATTCACTTGCGTGTGGTAGATCATGGTTCGCAAGACGACACGTTAGCGCATTTTGAATCTTGGTTTGCGCAATACGGTGAGCAATTTGCCAGTGTTGCTCTAATTCAGCAGGAAAATTTGGGATTTGGCGCTGGGCATGATCGTGCGATTTGTGCTGGTACGTCTGAATTTTGTCTGGTCACTAATCTTGATATGGAATTTCTGCCGGATAGCTTAACCACCTTGGTACAGGCGGCGTTGACGGATACTCAGCAGCAAGTGGCAAGTTGGGAAGTGCGCCAAATTCCGTTTGAACACCCCAAATATTATGATCCAGTAACGTTGGAAACTAATTGGTCTTCTCATGCCTGTATTCTGTTGCGCCGTAGTGCCTATCAGCAGGTGGGTGGGTATGATCCACGTATTTTCATGTATGCAGAAGATGTGGAGTTGTCTTACCGTCTACGCTCATACGGTTACGTACTGAAATACATACCGCAGGCAGTGGTTAAGCATTTCACTTATGCTGAAGCAGGGCAGGTTAAGCCGTTGCAGTTTACTGGCAGTGCTTTGGGTAATGTGGCTATTCGCCTGCGCTACGGTAACTGGTTGGATCGCTTGGTTGCCTTGCCGTTGTACAGTGCTTTGTTGTTGCAACCGGAAGCATTTGCTGGGGCTAGGGCTTTGTTGCTGAAGCAGAGCTGGGCATTTTTACCCAACATATTCTACTTTATGCGTGGCAAAGGCCAAATGCCAGCGTACTTCCCGTTACGGCGTTTTGATTATGAATTGACTCGTGACGGCGCATTTTTGGAGGTGGCTGTGCCGCAGCAAGCCAATGTACCTCTGGTTTCGATCATTACCCGAACATATCGGGGACGAGGGGTATTGTTGCGACAGGCGATGCAAAGTGTGTTTAACCAGACTTACCCTAATATTGAGTTGTTGGTGGTGGAAGATGGTGGTGATACGCAGCAAGTGTTGGTGGAAAGCCTGCAAGCACCAGCACACTGTCAGGTACGTTTCATTGCCAGTGAAAAGTTAGGGCGTTCCGGGGCGGGGAATAACGCGTTAGCAGTTGCACGCGGTGAATATGTGATGTTCCTTGATGATGATGACCTATTGTTTGCTGATCATGTGGAAACCTTGTTGGCAGTATTGCGTAATGACGCTGATATTGCCGCTGCTTATGCTTTGGCGTTTGAGGTCTTGAGCAACATGAATGATGATTTGTCAGGCTACACTGAGACCGCTTTTCATACATTGGATATTTTTTGTCAGGAGTGGGATCACGAAGTGCTCTTGGATCATAACTTCATCCCGATTCAGTCTATTATTTTTAAACGCGCTTTGTACCTAGAGCGAGGCGGCTTTGATGTGACCTTGGATCAACTTGAAGACTGGAATCTGTGGATACGTTATGGTTATGGCAACCGTTTTGCGTATGTACCGAAAACTACGTCGTTATTCCGTTCCCCTGCGGATTTTGCAGTACGGGCAGATCGCCATGCTTTGCTGCATGATGCTTATCACTTGGCTAAACATAAGGCTATTGCCAGTTTGAACGGAAATTGA